The Chanos chanos chromosome 6, fChaCha1.1, whole genome shotgun sequence genome includes a region encoding these proteins:
- the rnf169 gene encoding E3 ubiquitin-protein ligase RNF169 → MKMAAVGSAKSDSGAGQRGKNRPGAVLPRILSPTRALTLEEARCPVCSEILLEPVTMPCRHSVCLHCFKRTVELSSLCCPLCRLRVSSWARKQSREKSLVNTELWEMVRQSYPERCKRRMEQRDGEAIGEEIFRSPAHIFKPGEMRQDYENQKLKGTVNEEKEEKKRKVTHHRKEECGPLKHFQDPFCGVLSDSENEEPIGKRTRHVSAFVRKTRCSPAFTKGCLQNNVVQRSRSCTDSDEGCGKVRGHSYLATPEKANITHSYNAGILLSSENSRSLSAPIFAPDKRHHWRTILASSTPFIVPHAKSERSISPESNDSISEELNHFKPIVCSPCTPPKRLPDGRLVEPTIVKSTPRNLTRSLQKCTSYEASPTILQKWKQIEVDRQSIKVTSKGTITSPMVEDLTLKESPVEERMSQTCSCTSEEQRTQERQCNCGAKTDVSATQGGKHAAHDKQRLIPDQPGKEGGLSSAQSLSTPVASETLTNARTPVPESVGGSETRNEPTDVNQEQKSHLCEKNAGTSDCTLSTIDPQDQNKSDSTARKYDENRPTSRRGKKKCQKTKHLEEAGPIKRSRTEEQGSCSASSAESDFHAQRTHQEREDRELALRLQRQFDRECRKVDRQKASPDRYPLRSWTSTEGRTRNNPRRSRRLSKKKEHLNYSR, encoded by the exons ATGAAAATGGCGGCTGTGGGGTCCGCCAAATCCGACAGCGgagcaggacagagagggaaaaacaggcCTGGCGCTGTCTTGCCTCGGATTCTCTCACCTACACGGGCACTAACGCTGGAAGAGGCCAGGTGTCCGGTTTGTTCAGAAATTTTATTAGAGCCTGTAACTATGCCATGTAggcactctgtgtgtttgcattgttttaaGCGGACGGTAGAGTTGAGCAGTTTGTGCTGTCCCCTCTGCCGGCTGCGGGTGTCCAGCTGGGCCCGTAAACAGTCCCGGGAGAAAAGCCTGGTAAACACTGAACTATGGGAGATGGTTCGTCAGAGTTATCCAGAGAGATGCAAGCGGAGAATGGAGCAGAGAGATGGTGAAGCTATCGGAGAAG aaATTTTCCGATCACCTGCTCATATTTTTAAACCTGGAGAGATGAGACAGGACTATGAAAATCAAAAACTGAAG GGCACAGTgaatgaggagaaggaggagaaaaagaggaaagtgaCTCACCATAGAAAAGAGGAATGTGGACCTTTGAAGCACTTTCAAGATCCT ttctgtGGAGTGCTGTCCGACTCCGAGAACGAAGAGCCAATTGGGAAGAGGACCAGACACGTATCCGCATTTGTCCGGAAAACAAGATGCTCTCCAGCGTTCACTAAAGG GTGTCTTCAGAACAACGTAGTGCAAAGGAGCAGAAGCTGCACTGATTCTGATGAAGGGTGCGGAAAAGTCAGGGGTCACTCCTACCTAGCAACCCCTGAAAAG GCCAACATCACTCATAGTTACAATGCAGGAATCCTCTTGTCGTCGGAGAATAGCCGATCCCTCTCGGCGCCCATCTTTGCCCCTGACAAGAGGCATCACTGGCGGACGATTCTGGCCTCCTCCACCCCCTTCATCGTTCCCCACGCTAAGTCCGAGAGGTCCATCAGCCCGGAGAGTAACGACAGCATCTCCGAGGAGCTCAATCACTTCAAGCCCATCGTCTGCTCCCCCTGCACTCCGCCCAAGAGGCTTCCAGACGGACGCCTGGTGGAACCCACCATCGTCAAGTCCACCCCCAGGAACCTGACGAGAAGCCTGCAGAAATGCACCAGCTACGAGGCCAGTCCCACCATCCTCCAGAAGTGGAAGCAGATCGAGGTGGACAGGCAGAGCATCAAGGTGACGTCCAAAGGGACCATCACCAGTCCGATGGTAGAGGACCTGACCCTCAAAGAGAGTCCCGTTGAAGAGAGAATGAGCCAAACCTGTAGCTGTACCTCAGAAGAGCAGAGAACGCAAGAGCGGCAGTGCAATTGCGGCGCGAAGACGGACGTCTCCGCGACGCAAGGGGGGAAACACGCGGCGCACGACAAGCAACGGCTGATCCCGGATCAGCCCGGCAAGGAGGGAGGCCTTTCGAGTGCACAATCACTAAGCACGCCTGTCGCTTCTGAAACACTAACTAATGCGCGTACTCCCGTGCCCGAGTCAGTCGGTGGCTCGGAAACACGTAACGAACCTACGGACGTTAATCAAGAGCAGAAATCACACTTGTGTGAAAAGAATGCTGGAACTAGTGATTGTACTCTAAGTACAATAGATCCACAGGACCAGAATAAGAGTGATTCCACTGCTAGGAAGTATGATGAGAACAGACCTACCTCAAGAAGGGGCAAGAAGAAGTGCCAAAAGACCAAACACTTGGAAGAAGCCGGACCGATAAAACGGTCCAGGACAGAGGAACAGGGAAGCTGCTCCGCCAGCTCTGCGGAGAGCGACTTTCATGCACAGCGGACACATCAggagagggaggacagagaaCTAGCCCTCAGACTGCAAAGACAATTTGACCGAGAATGTCGGAAAGTGGACAGGCAGAAGGCAAGTCCCGACAGGTACCCGTTGAGATCTTGGACGTCCACGGAGGGAAGGACGAGAAACAATCCACGCAGATCCAGACGCCTCTCTAAAAAGAAAGAGCACCTTAACTACAGCCGTTAA
- the lipt2 gene encoding octanoyl-[acyl-carrier-protein]:protein N-octanoyltransferase LIPT2, mitochondrial, which produces MNRAKTAVHVVNLGRISYRRALEVQQQYVRRHRDSPNQPPNTLLLCEHQPVYTIGIRQAPYPPEEEDRLKDLGAEFFRTNRGGLITFHGPGQLVCYPILNLGCFKKSVRWYVCELERTVIGMCGKFGIKATTSPDTGVWVEDNKICAIGIHCGRYITSHGLALNCNTDMAWFNHIVPCGIVGKGVTSLSRELGRDVTIEEATPKLLEAFSERFSCTLTVDGSADKQIHVK; this is translated from the exons atGAATCGTGCCAAGACTGCAGTACATGTGGTTAATTTAGGACGAATATCTTATCGCCGTGCCTTGGAGGTACAGCAACAGTATGTCAGGCGTCACCGGGATTCGCCGAATCAGCCTCCGAACACGTTGCTCTTGTGTGAACATCAACCCGTCTACACAATAGGCATCAGACAAGCACCTTACCCCCCCGAAGAGGAAGATAGACTGAAAGATCTGGGTGCAGAATTCTTTCGGACCAATCGCGGGGGCCTCATAACGTTTCACGGACCGGGTCAGTTAGTGTGTTATCCCATTCTGAACCTGGGCTGTTTTAAGAAGAGTGTGCGGTGGTATGTGTGCGAACTTGAAAGAACAGTCATTGGAATGTGTGGCAAATTTGGCATCAAAGCCACTACATCACCTGACACCGGTGTATGGGTAGAGGATAACAAGATTTGTGCCATTG GCATCCATTGTGGCAGATATATCACCTCTCATGGCTTGGCCCTGAATTGCAACACAGACATGGCTTGGTTTAATCATATAGTTCCTTGTGGGATTGTGGGTAAAGGTGTCACCTCACTCAGCAGAGAACTTGGTCGTGATGTCACTATTGAAGAAGCCACCCCAAAATTACTGGAAGCTTTTAGCGAACGCTTCAGCTGCACTCTGACAGTTGACGGTAGTGCAGATAAACAGATACATGTGAAATAA